A genomic region of Chloracidobacterium sp. contains the following coding sequences:
- the rimM gene encoding 16S rRNA processing protein RimM produces the protein MELVAVARIAKPRGIKGEAIADLLTDFPERFDGLETVTAVMPDESRRELTIERHWFQSGRIVLKFVGVDSIDEAETLRNAEICVSEDEAVDLEEGEFYDWELAGCSVETVAGDQIGTVRELMRTGGTELLVVDGTKEFLIPFAEAICIEVDVEKKKIVIDPPDGLLEF, from the coding sequence TTGGAACTCGTTGCCGTCGCCAGGATCGCCAAGCCTCGCGGTATTAAGGGTGAGGCCATAGCCGACCTGCTGACGGATTTTCCTGAGCGGTTCGACGGACTGGAAACGGTGACAGCCGTAATGCCGGACGAGAGTCGGCGGGAATTGACAATTGAAAGGCATTGGTTCCAGTCGGGCCGCATCGTGCTGAAGTTCGTCGGCGTCGATTCGATCGATGAAGCCGAAACCCTAAGGAACGCTGAGATATGTGTTTCAGAGGACGAGGCGGTCGATCTGGAGGAAGGCGAGTTCTACGATTGGGAGCTTGCCGGATGCAGCGTTGAGACTGTCGCTGGCGACCAGATCGGCACAGTCCGAGAGTTGATGCGGACAGGCGGCACAGAATTGCTCGTCGTCGATGGAACTAAAGAGTTCCTGATCCCGTTCGCCGAAGCGATCTGCATCGAGGTCGATGTTGAGAAGAAGAAGATCGTGATCGATCCGCCCGACGGGCTGTTGGAATTTTAG
- the trmD gene encoding tRNA (guanosine(37)-N1)-methyltransferase TrmD, producing the protein MKIDVLTIFPEFFEQVFDFGIIRRAKLAGIVEIDVHDIREYAVDKHKMVDDRPFGGGDGMVLKPEPIFAAIESLTGTSDRDAYPQGTRVVMLTPQGRPFSQPMAQGLADDAEHLALICGRYEGVDERVNEALITDEISIGDYVLSGGEPAAVVVVDSLVRLLPDALGSDTSAENDSFSDGLLDCPHYTRPAEFHGMRVPEVLLSGDHAEIEKWRYQMALEKTRAVRPDLIKDENGECER; encoded by the coding sequence ATGAAGATCGACGTTCTTACAATCTTTCCCGAGTTTTTTGAACAAGTGTTCGACTTCGGGATAATCCGCCGGGCAAAGCTAGCGGGAATTGTTGAAATAGACGTCCACGACATACGCGAATACGCGGTGGACAAGCACAAAATGGTCGATGATCGGCCGTTTGGCGGCGGCGACGGGATGGTATTGAAGCCCGAACCGATATTTGCCGCGATTGAAAGTTTGACAGGGACGAGCGATCGAGACGCCTATCCGCAGGGAACGCGCGTCGTTATGCTCACGCCGCAGGGCAGGCCGTTCAGCCAGCCGATGGCACAGGGCCTGGCGGATGACGCTGAGCATCTCGCCCTGATCTGCGGCCGTTACGAGGGCGTGGACGAACGCGTCAACGAGGCACTCATCACCGACGAGATATCGATCGGCGACTACGTGCTCTCGGGTGGCGAACCGGCGGCCGTCGTGGTCGTTGACAGTTTGGTGAGGCTGCTGCCCGATGCGTTGGGCAGCGACACGTCGGCCGAGAACGATTCGTTCTCCGACGGGCTGCTCGATTGCCCGCATTACACGCGGCCGGCGGAGTTTCACGGGATGAGAGTTCCCGAGGTTTTGTTAAGCGGCGATCACGCCGAAATTGAAAAATGGCGCTACCAGATGGCGCTTGAAAAGACGCGGGCCGTACGCCCCGATCTAATAAAAGACGAAAATGGTGAATGTGAGCGGTAA
- the rplS gene encoding 50S ribosomal protein L19 — protein sequence MNRLDIVEKTQLKENIPAFQPGDTVRVHVRIKEGNKERLQAFEGVCIARKHGGVRESITVRKVSFGVGVERIFPLHATVVDHIDVIRRGKVRRAKLYYLRDLRGKAARIKERDTRNKAQSAK from the coding sequence ATGAACAGACTAGACATTGTCGAAAAGACACAGTTAAAAGAGAACATTCCTGCTTTTCAGCCGGGCGATACCGTTCGCGTGCATGTCCGCATCAAGGAAGGCAACAAGGAACGCCTGCAGGCTTTCGAGGGCGTTTGCATTGCCCGCAAGCATGGCGGCGTTCGCGAATCGATAACGGTGCGAAAGGTCAGCTTTGGCGTCGGCGTCGAACGTATCTTTCCGCTCCACGCAACGGTCGTCGATCACATCGACGTGATCCGACGCGGTAAGGTCCGCCGAGCAAAGCTGTATTACCTTCGCGATCTTCGCGGCAAGGCTGCCCGCATCAAGGAACGCGATACCCGTAACAAGGCACAGTCGGCGAAATAG
- the ffh gene encoding signal recognition particle protein, protein MFESLSDKLKQTLRNLSGKGKLTPEHVDAALREIRMALLGADVNYKVAKDFVESVRVKAEGEEVWNGLKPHEQVVKIVYDELSDLMGGTSSRLVFTKQTPNVVMIVGLQGSGKTTSTGKISRWLADNQERTPLLVSTDVYRPAAREQLKVVGDAVNVPVYEAKETNDPMMIVRGAVKYANETGFDTLMVDTAGRLHIDDELMAELEAIKAETKPIEILFVADAMTGQDAVNSAQTFHERVGLTGVVLTKMDGDARGGAALSIKQVIGQPVKFVGVGEKYDAIEPFYPDRIAQRILGMGDVLTLIEEVQGKIDEKDAQEQLLKMTRNQFTLEDFQKQLGQFKQLGSMSKLMKMLPEQMTGGMTITDEQSALVDHQMKRTEAIIGSMTRQERNDHRVIDASRKTRIAGGSGSTIGEVNQLLRQYEQMKKMMAQMNRGGLFGGMARKMAGGLAGGLGNMLGGGSNPLGMLGGGSAIDHSDDGPTGSANNGLRKKKRHKKRR, encoded by the coding sequence ATGTTCGAATCGCTGTCTGACAAACTCAAGCAAACGCTGCGAAATCTGAGCGGCAAGGGCAAGCTCACGCCCGAGCACGTCGATGCCGCCTTGCGCGAGATTCGGATGGCGCTGCTCGGGGCGGATGTCAATTACAAGGTCGCCAAGGATTTTGTCGAATCCGTTCGCGTAAAAGCTGAGGGCGAAGAGGTTTGGAATGGCCTCAAGCCGCATGAACAAGTCGTAAAGATCGTCTATGACGAGCTTTCGGACTTGATGGGCGGCACGTCGTCGCGACTCGTCTTTACCAAGCAGACACCGAACGTGGTGATGATCGTCGGCCTGCAGGGCTCCGGCAAGACGACCTCGACCGGCAAGATATCTCGTTGGCTGGCTGACAATCAAGAGCGAACGCCGCTGCTCGTTTCGACGGACGTTTACAGGCCCGCGGCTCGCGAACAGTTGAAAGTCGTCGGCGATGCAGTCAACGTTCCGGTTTACGAGGCGAAAGAGACGAACGACCCGATGATGATCGTCCGTGGCGCAGTCAAATACGCTAACGAGACCGGCTTTGACACGCTGATGGTCGATACGGCGGGCCGGCTGCATATCGACGATGAGTTGATGGCCGAGCTCGAGGCGATCAAGGCCGAGACAAAGCCGATCGAGATCCTTTTCGTGGCCGATGCCATGACCGGCCAAGACGCGGTCAATTCCGCTCAGACATTTCATGAACGCGTCGGCTTGACGGGCGTTGTCCTGACAAAGATGGACGGCGATGCCCGCGGTGGTGCGGCGTTGTCTATCAAGCAGGTTATCGGACAGCCGGTGAAGTTCGTCGGCGTCGGCGAAAAGTACGACGCGATCGAGCCGTTTTATCCAGATCGCATTGCGCAGCGGATCCTCGGGATGGGCGACGTGCTCACGCTGATCGAGGAAGTTCAGGGCAAGATCGATGAGAAGGATGCTCAAGAGCAGCTTCTCAAGATGACGCGTAACCAGTTTACGCTTGAAGACTTTCAGAAGCAGTTGGGACAGTTCAAGCAACTAGGCTCGATGTCAAAGCTGATGAAAATGCTGCCCGAGCAGATGACCGGCGGCATGACGATCACGGACGAACAGTCGGCCCTGGTCGATCACCAGATGAAGCGAACCGAGGCGATCATCGGGTCGATGACGCGTCAGGAGAGGAACGACCATCGTGTGATCGATGCCAGCCGCAAGACTCGTATCGCGGGCGGTTCTGGCTCGACGATCGGCGAAGTGAATCAGCTTCTGCGTCAGTACGAGCAGATGAAAAAGATGATGGCCCAGATGAACCGCGGCGGTTTATTTGGCGGCATGGCCCGCAAGATGGCGGGCGGTCTGGCCGGCGGTTTGGGCAACATGCTTGGCGGCGGTTCCAATCCGCTCGGGATGCTTGGCGGCGGTTCGGCGATAGATCATTCGGATGACGGGCCGACGGGCTCAGCAAATAACGGTTTAAGGAAGAAAAAGAGACATAAGAAGCGACGTTGA
- a CDS encoding KH domain-containing protein gives MKEAVEKIITSLVSEPGAVEVDEIADGKTVRIEVRVADSDMGRIIGREGRTVKAIRSLLFAAGQKHGKRFHLDLIED, from the coding sequence ATGAAGGAAGCAGTCGAGAAGATAATCACTTCGCTCGTGAGCGAGCCCGGCGCTGTCGAGGTGGACGAGATCGCGGATGGTAAAACTGTCCGCATCGAGGTTCGCGTGGCTGATAGCGACATGGGCCGCATTATCGGCCGCGAAGGGCGGACCGTAAAGGCGATCAGGAGTCTCCTCTTCGCGGCTGGGCAGAAACACGGGAAGCGGTTTCATCTCGACCTGATCGAGGACTGA
- the rpsP gene encoding 30S ribosomal protein S16, with amino-acid sequence MLAISLMRMGAKKRPFYRVVVKEKRSKRDGKYLENLGTYDPLADPADVRLNHDRIQYWIGVGAQPTDTVASLIKNNPVMTDEERETMLAARADKKAAADAARAEARKAEEERLAAEAAEKEAAAKAAAEAAAAEAPAEESPASEEPTEAAAEDAPAVEEPVEAPVEDASAAEEPVEVATEEAPIAEAEAAPAEAEAAPAEEAKAEAEETPAEEGQAA; translated from the coding sequence ATGCTAGCAATCAGTTTGATGAGAATGGGCGCGAAGAAGAGACCCTTTTACCGCGTCGTAGTTAAGGAAAAACGCTCAAAGCGAGACGGCAAGTACCTCGAAAACCTCGGGACCTACGATCCGCTCGCGGACCCGGCGGATGTGAGGCTGAACCACGACCGCATCCAGTACTGGATCGGCGTCGGTGCTCAGCCGACCGACACGGTCGCGAGCCTGATCAAGAACAACCCCGTGATGACCGACGAGGAGCGTGAGACCATGCTCGCCGCACGTGCCGACAAGAAGGCTGCGGCCGACGCAGCTCGCGCCGAGGCTCGCAAGGCCGAGGAAGAACGCCTCGCCGCGGAAGCCGCTGAGAAGGAGGCCGCCGCTAAGGCCGCCGCCGAAGCAGCAGCCGCTGAGGCTCCGGCCGAGGAATCGCCGGCGTCGGAAGAACCCACCGAGGCCGCAGCCGAAGACGCACCTGCAGTCGAAGAGCCAGTCGAGGCTCCCGTCGAAGACGCATCTGCGGCTGAGGAGCCGGTCGAAGTGGCTACTGAAGAAGCTCCTATAGCCGAAGCTGAGGCCGCGCCGGCCGAGGCTGAAGCTGCACCGGCCGAAGAAGCCAAAGCCGAGGCGGAGGAGACGCCGGCCGAGGAGGGCCAGGCGGCTTAG